A single genomic interval of Malania oleifera isolate guangnan ecotype guangnan chromosome 13, ASM2987363v1, whole genome shotgun sequence harbors:
- the LOC131146395 gene encoding uncharacterized protein LOC131146395 codes for MMPCSKEALTKLFYNCSSSFQLLFLIFYASSILLPKLFNFLCTNPIFTERTQNGFEAGWSSEDEEVYEDFHADSVDKDDHNHTFSEEITTLCEPDYEDLAEIFPAENYSPVHGSPASDSINMEDEVLHDEEIPERNSDSVYFDALSEDSPTLSTVIHMNKNDLGVSAEESHDEERNEMGEKGILVEKNFKGDEKFLVFAPSQLETKSIQVEENGRNEDIFGDSYTIGSTSKSSSEWRSSTINRDSGTDDPFSSSSRRSCPKWESYTVFQKYDDEMAFLDRISAQKLHETELLRSIQVCPRSISERIVHKLATRNKSSSNSSHNPYNELEAAYVAQICLTWEALNWNYKNFQSKRASRCEFDPGCPAHVAQQFQQFQVLLQRYIENEPYEHGRRPLIYARMRKVAPKLLLVPEYRDSVEDEQKEDGCRSRISSASFLVILEDGIRTFMNFLKAERDTHHQLLKVFFNKRNITVSVDPTLLLLMKKANKKKKLKLKDLRRARKCIRKRRLNEEEEMEILMGLIDLKVVSRVLRMADLSEEQLQWCEQKMNKVRVWEGKLQRDSSPLFFPPH; via the exons ATGATGCCATGTTCAAAAGAAGCACTCACTAAGCTGTTCTACAATTGCTCCAGCTCCTTCCAGCTTCTCTTCCTCATCTTCTATGCTTCCTCCATTTTACTTCCCAAGCTCTTCAACTTCCTCTGCACCAATCCAATCTTTACCGAAAG AACCCAAAACGGATTTGAAGCTGGCTGGTCTTCCGAGGATGAAGAAGTTTATGAAGATTTTCATGCTGACAGCGTGGACAAGGATGACCACAACCATACTTTTTCGGAAGAAATCACAACTCTATGTGAACCCGATTATGAAGATCTGGCTGAAATCTTTCCCGCAGAAAACTATTCCCCGGTTCACGGCTCACCAGCGTCCGATTCCATAAATATGGAAGATGAAGTACTTCATGACGAAGAGATTCCAGAAAGAAATTCTGATTCGGTTTACTTTGATGCCTTAAGTGAAGATAGTCCCACTTTGTCTACAGTCATACACATGAACAAAAATGACTTGGGGGTGTCTGCTGAGGAATCTCATGATG AAGAGAGGAATGAGATGGGTGAAAAAGGGATCCTGGTAGAGAAGAATTTCAAAGGAGATGAAAAATTTTTAGTCTTCGCACCATCCCAATTGGAAACTAAGAGCATTCAAGTTGAAGAAAATGGTAGGAATGAAGATATTTTCGGGGACTCGTATACGATTGGATCAACTTCGAAGAGCTCATCCGAATGGAGGAGCTCAACTATTAATCGGGATTCTGGGACGGATGACCCATTCTCGTCTTCATCTCGGAGGAGTTGCCCCAAGTGGGAGTCTTACACAGTTTTTCAAAAGTATGATGACGAAATGGCGTTCTTGGATAGAATTAGTGCACAAAAGCTCCATGAAACAG AGTTACTTAGGTCTATCCAAGTTTGCCCAAGATCGATTTCAGAGAGAATTGTTCATAAGTTGGCAACAAGAAATAAGAGCTCCTCCAATAGCAGTCATAACCCATATAATGAACTGGAGGCTGCTTACGTCGCTCAAATTTGTTTAACATGGGAAGCTCTTAATTGGAACTACAAGAACtttcaaagcaagagagcttcgCGCTGTGAATTTGACCCTGGTTGCCCTGCCCATGTTGCCCAGCAATTTCAACAGTTTCAAGTTCTTCTGCAGCGATATATCGAGAACGAGCCTTACGAGCATGGTCGGAGACCTTTGATTTATGCTAGGATGAGGAAAGTGGCACCGAAGCTGCTTCTTGTGCCAGAATATCGAG ATTCGGTTGAGGATGAACAAAAAGAGGATGGTTGTCGCTCAAGAATTTCTTCAGCTTCATTTCTAGTGATATTGGAAGATGGAATCCGAACATTCATGAATTTCCTCAAGGCAGAAAGGGATACTCACCACCAACTCCTAAAAGTATTCTTCAACAAGAGAAATATAACAGTTTCTGTTGATCCCACTCTTCTCCTCCTCATGAAGAAAGCCAATAAAAAG AAGAAACTGAAGCTCAAAGATCTTCGGCGGGCCCGGAAATGCATACGGAAAAGAAGGTTGAATGAGGAAGAAGAGATGGAGATTTTGATGGGGCTGATAGACCTAAAAGTGGTTTCTAGGGTTTTGAGAATGGCGGACTTAAGTGAAGAACAGTTACAGTGGTGCGAACAAAAGATGAACAAAGTGAGAGTTTGGGAAGGAAAACTGCAAAGAGATTCCTCTCCACTTTTCTTCCCTCCACATTGA